GTTGATTATTTTGGACAGTAAAAAGAGAGAGTGAAGGTCTTTTCAGTCAATCTTTCAGAAACCAAAAATAGATAAAAAAAGAAGACCACGAGGTCCTCTTTAGATGTTAGCTATCGTCACCCTACTATAGTTGACAAAGAGCCTTTTTTATCAATGCCGTTCTAGTGGCTTTTTATCTCGGTCGAGTGTAAATCCTTCCCCTAGCACTTCATGGGCATCTGTTATGGTGATAAAAGCGTGGGGGTCAATTCGATGGATGAGCTCCTTCATTTCTTGTAATTGACTTTTATAGATGACCGAGTAGATCATATTGACATTGGTCTTGCTATAGAAACCTTGTGCCTTGATAAAGGTGACGCCACGTTCAATCTCGCTATCAATGGCCTGGGCAAGCTGATCGGATTTTTGTGAAACAATCATCACTCCCTTGCTACCGTAGCCACCCTCAGTGACAAAGTCAATGACACGGGAAGCGATGGCTACCATCATCAAGGTATATAGGACAGTTCGAAGGTCCTTAAAGACAATGACAATCAAGGTCAGAATTAGGATATCAATGGCTAGGATAATTTGTCCAATAGAATATGGAGTGTATTTATGACCGATACGGGCGATAATATCACTCCCTCCAGTTGTTCCCCCTGAACGAAAGATGGTTCCCAGCCCCAACCCCATCAGAATGCCACCCAAGATACTGACCAAAATCAAATCTTGCTGGAGATTGATGGAGAAAGGGATTTTTTCAAAAATGGCCAGCCAAACAGTAACAGCCAAGGTCCCTAAAATACTGAGATAGAGAGTTTTTTTACCTAATATTTTCCAACCAAGAATAAACAAGGGAATGTTGATCACAATGTTCATTATCCATGGTTGAATATGGAATAGGTAATAAATAATGAGTGCCAGTCCAGTCGCTCCTCCCTCAAACAAGCGATTGGGCATGATGAGGTAATTTAGTCCAAAGGCAAATAGACCAGCACCAAGCAAAATCAAGACTATATTCTTTATACGAATCATAAGGCCCTCCCAAGAAATCTATATATCAATTGTAAAAGATTTTCATATAAAAAACAAGTCTATTTTTCAAGTGATTTTTTGCCTATTTTTTGGTAAAATGGAATGAATATCTCAGAGCCTATTTTCACCAGTAAAGCGCATAATATCCAGTGATATTTTTTGCTAGTCTAGTAAGTGTTTGTTGAAAAACGAACAATGCTTAGCCTAAAAGATGGTCCTAGATGGAACTGCCAACTGTGAATATAGGTTCAAAGAATGAGGAGAAGGATGAGTAAGGGTTTTTTTATTACATTTGAAGGTCCAGATGGGGCTGGGAAGACAACGGTTTTGCAGGAATTGTTACCAGCCTTGCAGGAGCTAGGTCCAGAAGTGGTGACAACTAGAGAACCAGGCGGAGTGGCCATTGCTGAGGACATTCGCTCCATTATTTTGGATCCAGCCAATACGGAAATGGATGATAAGACGGAGCTCTTACTCTTTATCGCAGCCCGTCGTCAGCACTTGAAAGAAAAAATCTTACCTCCCTTGGCTGAAGGTAAGTTGCTTTTAATTGATCGCTTTATCGATTCCTCCATTGCCTATCAAGGCTTTGGAAGGGGCTTGGATGTGGCTGATATTAACTGGCTCAATCAGTTTGCGACAGATGGCTTGAAACCTGATTTGACCCTCTATTTTGACATTGATGCAGAAGAGGGTCTAGCTCGAATTGCTCGCAATGCGGATCGAGATGTGGACCGTCTGGACATGGAAAAGGCAGATATGCATAAGCGTGTTCGGCAGGGCTATCTCAGTATTTTAGAAAAAGAGCCAGAGCGTTTGGTCAAGATTGATGCTAGTCAGCCTTTAGATGCTGTTGTTGCGGATGCTTTGTCAGTCATTAAGAAACGGTTTGCGGAAAGAGCATGAAAATTGAAGAACTAAGACAGTTACAAGCTGGCCTATTCCAGCGATTTGTGACCATTTTGGAGCAAGGACGTCTGGCCCATGCCTATCTGTTTTCTGGTGATTTTGCCAGTTATGACATGGCTATTTTTCTCAGCCAGTCCTTATTTTGTGGGGAAAAAGTAGGTGTGTTACCTTGTCAGAATTGTCGAACTTGTCGTTTGATTGAAGCGGGTGAGTTTTCAGATGTGACCTTGCTAGCTCCCCAGGGCAATATCATCAAGACAGAAACTGTTCGTGAATTGGTCAAGAATTTTTCTCAGTCAGGTTTTGAATCTAGCAAACAGGTTTTTATCATTCGAGATGCTGAGAAAATGCATGCCAATGCAGCCAATTCTCTCCTGAAAGTAATCGAGGAACCTCAGTCGGATATCCATACTTTTCTCTTGACCAATCAGGAAGAAGCAGTGCTTCCGACCATTAAAAGTCGAACCCAGATTATCGGCTTTCCTAAAAATCTGTCCCTCTTGGAGCGGATGCTGGAGGAAGAAGGTTTGTTGAAAAACCAGGCCAGTCTGTTAGCACGACTGGTTTCTAGTCAGGAAGAGGCCCTGAAATTAGCAGAGAATAAGAATTTTCTGGAGCTAATGGGTCAGGCTAGGAAATTTATCGACCTGCTGCTGACCGACAGCAATCGGGCTTATTTGCAGGTAGGTAGCTTGCTTTCCTTGGCTGTGGAAAAGGCAGAGCAAGGACGATTGTTTGATTTACTCAGTCTATTATTAGCAGAAAGAATGTCGGAGCCACAGGTAATTGAAAAAATGGATAACCTACTAAGAGCCAAGGAAATGTGGCATGCCAATGTCAGCCTACAGAATAGTTTGGAGTATCTGACATTAAAATAAGCAGAAAGGAAGACCATGGATAAGAAAGAAATTTTTGATGCCCTAGATGATTTTTCACAAAATCTCTTGACCACCTTAGCAGAGGTAGATGCCATAAAGAAGCATTTACAGGGTGTCATTGATGAAAATACGACCTTGCGTTTGGAAAATTCCAAATTGCGTGAGCGTCTTGAGAAGGAAGATAAGATAGGCCATAAGTCATCCAACTTTGGTAAGGAAAACTTGGAACATATCTACGAAGATGGCTTCCATATCTGTACCTTCTCTTATGGACAACGCAGGGAAAATGATGAACCGTGTATGTTCTGCATTGAATTATTGAATCGAGAATAGCATGAAAGTACAAAAATCATTTAAGGGACAGACTAGCTTTGGGACCTTATATCTGGTTCCTACCCCTATTGGAAACCTTCAGGATATGACCTTTCGAGCTATCCAGGCCTTGAAAGAAGTAGATGTCATTGCAGCGGAAGATACTCGCAATACAGGACTTCTGCTCAAACATTTTGAGATTGAAACTCGTCAAATCTCCTTCCATGAGCACAATGCTCATGAAAAAATTCCAGTTCTGATAGACTGGCTCAAGTCGGGTCAATCCATTGCCCAGGTATCTGATGCAGGTCTGCCTTCTATCTCGGATCCTGGTCATGACTTGGTCAAGGTGGCGATTGAAGAAAACATCCCAGTTGTAGCCCTACCTGGTGCTTCAGCAGGTATTACAGCCTTGATTGCCTCGGGATTGGCTCCCCAGCCACATATTTTCTATGGTTTTTTACCGAGAAAAGCAGGGCAACAAAAGGACTTTTTCCAAGAAAAACGTGCCTACCCTGAAACACAGATTTTCTATGAATCTCCTTATCGGGTAGCGGATACCTTGGAAAATATGCTATCCGTCTATGGAGATCGCCAAGTGACTATCGTTCGGGAATTGACCAAGCTCTATGAAGAGTACCAGCGAGGAAGTATCACAGAAGTTCTAGATTATCTGAAGGAAAATCCCCTTAAGGGTGAGTGTTTAATCATCGTTGCAGGTGTTGGTGAAGAAGAGTTACCATCCGTAGACGAAGTGGATCTAAAGGCAGAGGTGGAAAAGGAAATCGCAATGGGGCGCAAACCCAACCAGGCCATCAAGGAAGTAGCTAAACGCTACCAACTCAAAAAACAAGAAGTATATGATCTATATCATGGACTAGGCTGAGTCTAGTCCTTTTCTCATTTTCCGTACCTTTTCTGAGAATGTAGCTTATTTTATGGAATTTTCAGAATACTTGTGATATAATGAACGCATTCTAATTTTGGAGGGAATTTATGACAATCTACAACTTCTCTGCAGGTCCTGCAGTATTGCCAAAACCAGTGCTTGAACGCGCTCAAGCTGAATTCTTGGACTACAATGGTTCGGGAATGAGTGTTTTGGAGATGTCCCATCGCTCCAAAGACTTTGATGATATTATTAAAGGTGCTGAAGCAACCCTTCGTGAACTCATGGCTATTCCGGATAACTATAAAGTTATTTTCTTGCAAGGTGGAGCATCTTTGGAATTTACCATGATTCCTCTCAATTTTGCCCAAGGTAAAAAAGCCTACTATTTAGCAGGTGGTTCATGGGGTAAAAAAGCCTATACTGAGGCTGTAAAACTGTCTAAGACCATTGACTTTGAACCAATCTTGCTGGGCTCAACAGAAGATATCACCTATGCAGAATTGCCAACTTTTGATAAAAACGATATCGATCCAAACGCAGCTTATGTTCACTTGACCACCAACAATACCATCGAAGGTACAGCTGTTTACGACATTCCAGATACCAACGGCGTTCCAGTTATTGGCGATATGTCTTCCAATATCCTGGCTGCTCGTTACAATGTAGAAGACTTTGCCATGATTTATGCAGGGGCTCAGAAGAACATCGGGCCAGCTGGTGTGACAGTTGTCATTGTGCGTGAGGATTTCCTTAACGATCAACCAATGCTTTCAAGCATGTTGGACTACCGTATTCAAGCAGAAAATGAGTCACTATATAACACGCCGCCTGCATACTCTATCTACATTTCTAAGCTAGTCTTTGAATGGGTCAAAGAAATTGGTGGTGTGGACGAAATGGAGAAAATCAACCGCGAAAAGTCTGGCTTGCTTTATGACTACATTGATCAGTCTAATTTCTACAAAAACCCAGTTCGTAAAAAAGAAGAGCGATCAGTAGCTAATATTCCATTTGTGTCCCCAAGTGAAGAGCTGGATGCCAAATTTGTCAAAGAAGCGACAGCAGCAGGCTTCAAGAACATCAAGGGCCACCGTTCTGTTGGCGGTATGCGAGCATCCCTCTACAATGCCTTCCCACGTCAAGGTGTGGTCGACTTGATTGACTTCATGAAAAAATTTGAAGCGGAGAATGCTTAATGGAAATCCGTCTTGCACATCCCAATGAAGTAGGATCAATTTGTCAGATTATGGATCAGGCCAAGGCTTTCCTAGCAGATTCTGGCAGTAGCCAATGGCAAGGTGCTTATCCTAATCAAGATACGATTTTTGAGGATATTTTAAGTGGCAAGGGCTATGTTGGTCTGGTGGACGGTAAAGTTGCTGTATATGCGGCTGTATTTCGTGGGACAGAGGCTGCCTATGAAGCCATTTATGACGGCAAGTGGCAGCACAATAATCCTCTCTATACGACTATTCACCGTGTGGCGGTTGCTGAAGGTTTCCGTGGCCAAGGTGTGGTTCAGACCTTCCTACAAGGGATAATTGAAGGGCAAAAGGGACCAGATTTCCGCTGTGACACCCATGAGAAAAACCTGCCCATGCAACACATTCTGGAAAAACTAGGCTTTGTCTATTGTGGCAAAATTCCCTTGGACGGAGAACGCCTAGCCTACCAAAAAATCAAGCATAAGAGCGAACGCAGTCTCTATCAGGAGGTTAGTGAAGACGATCGTTGGTTACTTGGAAATAATTAAAAATATGAAAGAAAGTCAGGCGGAGGCTCTTCCGCCTTTTTAGGTAAGAATAATGGTATTTAGCGTACGAACATTTAACAATATTAACCAAGTTGGTCTGAAGGAATTGGGCAATCGTTTCCAGATTGATGGAGATCATGCAGCAAATCCAGATGCCTTTATCATCCGTTCTGAAAACTTGCACGGCTTTGATTTTCCTGAAAATCTCAAGGCTATTGCCCGCGCGGGTGCAGGGACCAACAATATCCCAATCGATGAAGCGACTGAGAAAGGGATTGTGGTCTTCAATACTCCTGGAGCCAATGCCAACGCCGTAAAAGAAGCAGTCATTGCTTCTATCCTCTTGTCTGCGCGTGACTATATCGGTGCGACTGCTTGGACCAATACCTTGTCAGGTGATGATGTGCCAAAGCAAGTGGAGGCAGGTAAGAAGCAGTTTGCAGGGACTGAAATTTCAGGCAAAACCCTTGGTGTTATCGGACTCGGTGCTATCGGTGCCCGTATTGCCAACGATGCTCGCCGTCTAGGTATGAATGTTCTTGGCTACGATCCGTATGTGTCTATTGAAACAGCATGGAGCATTTCTAGTCACGTCAAGCGTGTAGATGATTTGAAAGAAATTTTTACCAATGCCGACTATATCACTGTCCACGTTCCTTTGACAGATAAGACCCGTGATTTGTTCAATGCGGACAGTTTTGGTCAAATGAAAAAAGGGACAACCTTAATCAACTTTGCTCGTGGTGAATTGGTCAACAATGCCGACTTGTTTGAAGCTATTGAAGCAGGAGTTATCAAGAAGTACATTACTGACTTTGGTACCGAAGAAGTACTTAATAAGGACAATATTATCGTCTTCCCACACGTTGGAGGCTCAACAGAAGAAGCGGAGCTTAACTGTGCTATTGCGGCTGGTCAAACCATCCGACGCTTTATGGAGACTGGTGAAATTATCAACTCCGTCAATTTCCCAAATGTCAAACAATTTTTGGATGCTCCATATCGTATCACCTTGATTAACAAGAATATTCCAAATATGGTAGCAAAAATTACTACAGCCGTGTCTGAATTGGGCATTAACATTGACAATATCATTAACAAGTCAAAAGGTGACTATGCCTATACCTTGCTAGACTTGGATGAGGCAGATAAGGGTAAAATTGACCAGTTGGTTGCTAATTTTGAAGCAACAGAGTCTATAGTTAAGGTTCGTGTTATCAAAAATAAAAACTAAGTATGTATGTAAAAAACATCTACCAGAGCCCACTAGGTCCCATGTCCTTGGTAGCCAGTGATAGAGGCTTGCGCGGTGCCTGGTTCGAAGGGCAGAAATATTTTGAACGTGGTTTAGATGAAAAGCCTGTGCTAGGCTCACATCCTATTTTAAACAGTACAAGACTGCTCCTAGATGCATACTTTTCAGGTGAGCAGGTAGATTTTTCAGACCTCCCCTTAGAGCCTGTTGGGATAGATTTTCAAGAAAAAGTCTGGCGGCTATTAAAAGAGATACCGCATGGCCAGACGACCAACTATGGAAGACTGGCCCAGCAACTTGGTCTTCGGTCTGGTCAGGCTGTGGGGGGAGCGATTGGGCGTAATCCCTACTCTATCATTGTTCCCTGTCATCGTGTTCTCAATCAAAAGGGACAGTTGACAGGTTATGCAGGTGGCTTGGACAAGAAAATCTGGCTCTTGCAACATGAAAATCCACACTTTGAGGTGAAAAAATGATTTTATATTATGAGTATCCTAAATGCTCGACCTGTCGGGCAGCCAAGGCAGAGCTAAAGAGTTTGGGCTTGGAATTTGAAGCAATTGACATTAAGGCGACGCCTCCCAGTGCTGACCAGCTCAAATCTTGGATGGAAGCAACTGGTTTAGACTTGAAAAAGTATTTTAATACGTCTGGTAATAGTTACCGTGAACTTGGTCTTAAAGATAAATTTGATAGTTTGACTGTGGACCAAGCATTAGACTTATTAGCTAATGATGGCATGCTGATTAAGCGTCCCTTGCTGATTCAGGATGGAAAAATCTTGCAGATTGGTTATCGAACAAAATACGAAAATCTCGGTTTATAGGGCCGAGATTTTTTGATGATTGAGCGAAAATTCTAGAGAGCATATTCCACGGTGATGTACTCATGATGTTGTTTGAGGGTATCAAGGATATGGGGCTTCTTGGCAACAAGCTGTCGCATGATGTCGTGTTCAACATCTTGAAGGTGTATCTTTATCCGAACCTGCATGCCTTGTTTATAGATATGAATATCCACATCCTCAGTTTCTTCTAAGTATTGTTCTAATATCTCATAAAGACATTCTTGAATTTCAGGTAGATGGACAGTACCATGGGCTAGTTCTTTAAATGAGGTAATGAGTAGGGTGAGAGGTTCCTTGAATGAGATTAGGGCAAGAGCAAGGGTTACGAAGAAATCACCTGTATAATGCAGAAAATCTAGGGGGCTCTTGTTAGGGATAAAGGCTAAGAATAGAAAGGCTACTCCAATGGCTGCTGAAATCAGACCGTCAATCAGATTGCCCTTGGCCTCGGCGGCGATGATGGTCGAAATATTGCCGATTTTTTTATTCATATAGCGATTGTAGGCATAAAGACCAAAGCAGACAAAGAGCATTATACTGGTGTAGGGGATAACAGGTCCAGTGGTCATCTTGTGGGCAATGCCATGGACAAAGTAAGCAAAGGCGGTTGCTGCAGTTTCTAAGACAGCAAAAATCAGGAGAAGTAAGGTTGCCAAGGATTTCATAATGGCATAGAGTGGTTCTAAAAAGTGTAATCCTTGGGGAAAGGTTGCCGTTTTCCTATGACTATGCTTGGAGATATGGTATGCGACCAGGGAAGATATAAAGGCAATGAGGGAAAAAACGCCATCAAGCAAGAGGGCATTTAGGTCAGTCATGATATAGACGGCTAGACCTGCTAAACCGTTTAAGCCATTGATAATAGCAGAAACGGTCAAGCAATGTGCTTCAATTTTCTTTGGATTCATTGATGACCTCCTTAACTGGTTTATTATATATTTATTATATCAATCTTTTTACTTTTCGGCAAGCGTGATGAATGTGCAATCAAAACTGTTCTGTAAATGAAAAAAAGAAGAGCTAGAGCTCTTCTTAATATTAGATATCAATTTCCATAACAATTGGTGTATGGTCTTGGCGGGCACCAGAATCAATCATATCTGACTTGGTTACCTTATCAGCGATACGGTCGCTGACCAACCAGTAGTCGATTCTCCAGCCTGTGTTGTTGATTTTGCTGGTGCGGCTGCGTTGAGCCCACCACGTATAGGCGTTGAGGACATCCCCATGTAAGTGGCGGAAGGTATCTGTGAAGCCTTTAGCAAGTAGATTTGTAAATCCTTCACGCTCTTCGTCTGTAAATCCTGGTGACTGGCGGTTGCTAGCTGGGTTGGCCAGGTCAATTTCCTTGTGGGCAACGTTGTAGTCACCTGTGGCTAGGACTGGTTTTTGGCTGTCAAGCTGAGATAGGTATGCAGCATACTGGACGTCCCAGATTTGGCGGTCGGCCAATCGTTTCAAGCCATCGCCAGCGTTTGGCGTATAAACCTGGGTAACATAGAAGTCGTCAAACTCTAGCGTGATGATGCGCCCTTCAGAGTCCATAGTAGTTGGCGCACCAATCTCTGGGAAGCTAATGGTCGGTGTTAGGTGGTTTTTATAGAGGAAGAGGGTACCTGCATAGCCCTTGCGTGCAGGCTCAACAGATGAACGCCAGGTATTTTCATAGCCAGGGAAGTAGCTTTCAAGGATTTCCAAGTGTTTTTTGGTTGGCCCCTTGTCAGAGAGCTTGGTTTCCTGAATGGCAATAATGTCGGCATCTTCCGCAACTAGCGTGTCAATCACGGCGCGGGATAGGAGGGCGCGTGGGGATTCAGCTGTCAGAGCAGCATTGAGGGAATCAATGTTCCAAGAAATGAGTTTCATACAGGTTCCTTTTCTAGTTTCTTACTGTTTTTACATTATACCAAAAATCCCCCTTTCAAGCGAACAAGGGAATTTGAAAAAATTTTTCAAATTTTGTGTTATAGTACTAAAAGTATGGTACAATAGTAGCAAATAAATCTTTGGTTTCGGAGGTTGTTATGAAAAGAAAATTGATTGGCTTTGCCTGGCTAGCTCTTATCCTAGAGATGCTAGTCTACTACTGGTATCAGCTACCCGCTATCAATGTGTTTAGTTTGGGTTTCTGGGTTTTCGTCTTGCAATCGACAGCCCTGGCCTGGTTGATTTTGCTTTTTAGCAATCCAGCAGGACTTGTTCAACAGGCTACCAAAGTGTCAGGTAGACAGCGTCAGGTGACAACCTACAATATCAATCCTAAACTGCCTGCCTTTCTTAGTTGGACTGGTCGCCTCTGGCTCTTAGTTGTTCTTGCCTTGGTTGGACTGGGGATTTTCAACTCTCCTATCTTCCGAGCTAAAGATTATGCGGCGGTCATTTCAGTGACGGATGCAGATTTCAAGTCGGATTTCCCTGAAACCGATATTTCCAAGCTGGCTCTCTTGGACCGTGCTTCGGCTGAGAAAATCGGTGACACCTATCTGGGCACCATCGATAAGGTTTCCCAGTTTGGTATTTCTGATGACTATCGTCAGATTACCATCGGTCAGCAACCTTTCCGTGTGTCGCCCTTGGAGTATAAGTCTTTTTGGAAATGGCTGAGCAACCATCAAGATGGGATTGGCTACTATGTTAAGGTCAATCAGACGACAGGGAAAGCAGAGCTTGCCAAGCTGAGCAAGTCCATGCATTATTCCGATTCGGAGTATTTGTTCAATGACACCCTGCGTCATCTCCGGATGCAATACCCAACAACCATTTTTGGAAAACCGTCCTTTGAAGTGGATGATGAGGGCAATCCTTACTATATCGCAACGACTTACCAACCAAAATTTGGTCTGTCTTCCAATGATCCGACTGGTGCCATAGTCTTGGATGCCGTGACAGGCGAGAGCAAGGAGTACAGTCTGGCAGATATTCCTGAGTGGGTGGACCGCGTTTATTCAGCCAGCAATGTGATTAGTCGTGTCGATGATCATTACACCTACCAAAATGGTTTCTGGAATACCATTTTCAGCCAAACAGGTGTCAAACATACAACTGACAGCTACAATTATATTTCTATCGGTTCTGATATTTACCTCTATACAGGCATTACCTCAGCTACAGCAGATTCATCCAACCTTGGATTTATTCTGGTCAATATGCGGACCCGTGAAATCACAAACTACAAACTAGCTTCAGCGACTGAAACTGCAGCCCAAGAATCAGCAGAAGGGGAAGTACAGGAAAAGGGCTATCAGGCAACAGCACCAAGTCTGGTCAAATTAGCAGATACTGCCTACTACTTGGTTTCTCTCAAAGATGATGCTGGTTTGGTCAAGTCCTATGCCCTGGTCGATGCGGAAGATTACCAACAAGTAACAGTCAACAATGACGTGGCGTCCCTTATTTCGCAAGTGACAGGAAGAGATGCTTCAAGTCTAACAGGCCTCAATACAAGCGACTCTGGAGAAGTTGAAGAAGCAGAAGTGATTTCTGGCAAGGTTGAAGCCTTGGCCAGCCAGATGATTGCTGGTTCAACGGTTTACTATATTCAATCAGAAGGTCAGATATACAAGGTTAAGGCAACTGAGGATAGTACAGACAAGCTACCATTTATCAAGGTCGGAGATAGTTTTACAGGTCAACTGGATAAGAACAATTACCTGAAAAATGTGACTATTAGTCAAGAATAATTTGAAAGAAGAGCGGGAATTGACTTTAGGGCAGACCTGCTCTTTTCTTTGTATTTTGGTGCTAAATATACGTTTTTGTGGTATAATGTGGCAGGCTTGTATTTGTTCATCTGTAGAACAAATAGGCTATTCTATTTTAAGGAGTAACTTGTGAATTTATTTAGAAAAAAACAAGCAAGTGGACGGAGCAGTTATATGCGGCGCCACTTGGGCTTGGTGGATTTGATTTTATTAGGGATTGGTTCCATGGTGGGAACGGGAATTTTTACGGTCACTGGCCTAGCGGCGGCGCAATATGCAGGTCCAGCTTTGATTATATCGATTGTAATTGCCGCAGTTTCTGTTGGTTTAACGGCCTTATTTTACGCTGAATTTGCCTCTCGAATCCCGACAAACGGTGGGGCCTACGGCTATCTCTATGCGGTATTTGGTGAATTTCCTGCCTGGCTTGCAGGTTGGTTGACCATTATGGAATTTTTGACAGCAGTGTCCAGTGTGGCATCGGGCTGGGGTTCTTATTTGAAAGGTTTGTTAGCTAATTTTGGTCTTGCTCTGCCAACGGCCTTGAATGGCACTTTCAATCCAGCTCAAGGAACCTATATCGACCTTTTACCAGTCTTGGTGCTGATTTTCGTGGTTGGTGTGGTTCTACTCAATTCCAAGGCTGCCCTTCGATTTAACTCGGCTCTAGTTGTATTGAAATTTTCAGCATTAGCTCTTTTCATCCTTGCTGGGCTCTTCTTCATTAAGCCTGAGAACTGGTCCAATTTTGCTCCATTTGGTTTTGGGGCAGTCTATGGTGGTCAGGCTGGTATTATGGCAGGGGCTTCTCTGATGTTCTTTGCCTTCCTTGGTTTTGAGTCTATTTCCTTGGCGATTGATGAAGTCAAAAGCCCTGAGAAGAATGTACCAAAGGGAATTGTATTGTCCTTGTCTATCGTAACCATTCTTTACATAGTCGTGACCTTGGTCTTGACCGGAATGGTGCACTATAGCAAGCTTAATGTAGCGGATGCGGTTGCCTTTGCTCTTCGTGAAGTGGGCTTGGGCTGGGCAGCAAGTTATGTATCTGTCGTAGCTATCTTGACCCTGATTACGGTATGTATTTCCATGACCTACGCCCTATCTCGTATGGTTTACTCCATCAGCCGTGATGGGCTCTTGCCTAAATCGCTCAGCCAATTGACAGCGACTAGCAAGGTTCCTAAAAATGCGACTATTTTAGTGGGTATCTTTGCGGCAATCTGTGCAGGAATTTTCCCTCTGGCTAGTATTGCCAGCTTCCTCAATATTTGTACCCTAGCCTATCTGATTATGCTGGCCCTTGGCCTTATCCGCTTGCGTCAGGTTGAAGGTTTACCAAAAGAAGATCAATTCAAAACGCCATTTGTACCAGCTTTGCCAATCCTTTCCATCATTATCTGCCTGTCCTTTATGTTCCAGTACAGCCTAGATACCTGGATTGCCTTTGGAGTGGCGCTCATCGTAGGAAGTTTGATTTATCTTTTCTATGGATATAAACATTCGGAAGTTCATTCCAAATAAGCAAATTAAATATAGTAAAAAGAGATGGTTCTGTGCCATCTCTTTTGCTTTACAAAATAAAGGGTTCGATTTTTAACTCTATCTTATCTCCGTACTTAGCCTGCAAATCGTCTGCAAGAGGATGATAGAGAGTTCGTAATTGTTCAATCTTGTCTGGGAACTGCTTGCCAACGTAGTCAAATTTACACTCAATGGTTAAAAAGAGTTGATGGAAGAGTTCGTTGATCTGGTTCAGGCGGGCAATCATCTCTTCATCTTCTTTCAGAAAATCTGGAATTTCTGAGCGATTGTTGACAAAGCCGTCGATGAGTTTTACGGGGAAAGAGCCGTATTCTAGGACAAATTCGTACATAGGGTTCTCCTTATCATTGTTAGGACTATTGTAGCATAGTTTGGAGTGTGACAAAAGGATTTCAATTCTATTGCTGTTTAAGTTTTGTTTAACATTATTTTTAGTTTCGTTTAAAGGTTGACCGTTAAACTAAGGACTATAAACGAGGCAGGTAACTGCCAAGCACTTGAAATAAAGAGGGAAAAAGATGAAAACTAGAATTGTACAAAAACAATTTAAACGCATTGAAACAAAATACATCGTTGATAAAGAAACATTTGTACTACTCGAAAAGGATTTGCAGCAACACATGGTTTCAGATGAGTTTGCGACTTCGACTATCACAAATGTCTATTTTGATAATGAAGA
The nucleotide sequence above comes from Streptococcus sp. 29887. Encoded proteins:
- a CDS encoding methylated-DNA--[protein]-cysteine S-methyltransferase, whose product is MYVKNIYQSPLGPMSLVASDRGLRGAWFEGQKYFERGLDEKPVLGSHPILNSTRLLLDAYFSGEQVDFSDLPLEPVGIDFQEKVWRLLKEIPHGQTTNYGRLAQQLGLRSGQAVGGAIGRNPYSIIVPCHRVLNQKGQLTGYAGGLDKKIWLLQHENPHFEVKK
- a CDS encoding 3-phosphoglycerate dehydrogenase family protein — translated: MVFSVRTFNNINQVGLKELGNRFQIDGDHAANPDAFIIRSENLHGFDFPENLKAIARAGAGTNNIPIDEATEKGIVVFNTPGANANAVKEAVIASILLSARDYIGATAWTNTLSGDDVPKQVEAGKKQFAGTEISGKTLGVIGLGAIGARIANDARRLGMNVLGYDPYVSIETAWSISSHVKRVDDLKEIFTNADYITVHVPLTDKTRDLFNADSFGQMKKGTTLINFARGELVNNADLFEAIEAGVIKKYITDFGTEEVLNKDNIIVFPHVGGSTEEAELNCAIAAGQTIRRFMETGEIINSVNFPNVKQFLDAPYRITLINKNIPNMVAKITTAVSELGINIDNIINKSKGDYAYTLLDLDEADKGKIDQLVANFEATESIVKVRVIKNKN
- a CDS encoding cation transporter: MNPKKIEAHCLTVSAIINGLNGLAGLAVYIMTDLNALLLDGVFSLIAFISSLVAYHISKHSHRKTATFPQGLHFLEPLYAIMKSLATLLLLIFAVLETAATAFAYFVHGIAHKMTTGPVIPYTSIMLFVCFGLYAYNRYMNKKIGNISTIIAAEAKGNLIDGLISAAIGVAFLFLAFIPNKSPLDFLHYTGDFFVTLALALISFKEPLTLLITSFKELAHGTVHLPEIQECLYEILEQYLEETEDVDIHIYKQGMQVRIKIHLQDVEHDIMRQLVAKKPHILDTLKQHHEYITVEYAL
- a CDS encoding exodeoxyribonuclease III — protein: MKLISWNIDSLNAALTAESPRALLSRAVIDTLVAEDADIIAIQETKLSDKGPTKKHLEILESYFPGYENTWRSSVEPARKGYAGTLFLYKNHLTPTISFPEIGAPTTMDSEGRIITLEFDDFYVTQVYTPNAGDGLKRLADRQIWDVQYAAYLSQLDSQKPVLATGDYNVAHKEIDLANPASNRQSPGFTDEEREGFTNLLAKGFTDTFRHLHGDVLNAYTWWAQRSRTSKINNTGWRIDYWLVSDRIADKVTKSDMIDSGARQDHTPIVMEIDI
- a CDS encoding arsenate reductase family protein, with product MILYYEYPKCSTCRAAKAELKSLGLEFEAIDIKATPPSADQLKSWMEATGLDLKKYFNTSGNSYRELGLKDKFDSLTVDQALDLLANDGMLIKRPLLIQDGKILQIGYRTKYENLGL
- a CDS encoding amino acid permease, coding for MNLFRKKQASGRSSYMRRHLGLVDLILLGIGSMVGTGIFTVTGLAAAQYAGPALIISIVIAAVSVGLTALFYAEFASRIPTNGGAYGYLYAVFGEFPAWLAGWLTIMEFLTAVSSVASGWGSYLKGLLANFGLALPTALNGTFNPAQGTYIDLLPVLVLIFVVGVVLLNSKAALRFNSALVVLKFSALALFILAGLFFIKPENWSNFAPFGFGAVYGGQAGIMAGASLMFFAFLGFESISLAIDEVKSPEKNVPKGIVLSLSIVTILYIVVTLVLTGMVHYSKLNVADAVAFALREVGLGWAASYVSVVAILTLITVCISMTYALSRMVYSISRDGLLPKSLSQLTATSKVPKNATILVGIFAAICAGIFPLASIASFLNICTLAYLIMLALGLIRLRQVEGLPKEDQFKTPFVPALPILSIIICLSFMFQYSLDTWIAFGVALIVGSLIYLFYGYKHSEVHSK